The Acidicapsa acidisoli genome window below encodes:
- a CDS encoding efflux RND transporter periplasmic adaptor subunit, which yields MDNQPIGPDHQLPAHTTAPPRSKAVRVIVWIAILLIFAVGFLLVLRHKNTPPPAGGRRGAGGTVTVTTATAKKGDIGVYIDAIGTVTPVYTASITSEVTGIITAVYYREGQIVKKGDPLIEIDSRPYRATLLQAQGTLERDENVLAQAKMDLARYQDAWARNAIPKQTLDDQEKVVLQDEGTVKLDQGAVQFDQVQVDFCHIVSPIAGRVGLRLVDPGNVVQSNGTNALAVITQLQPMTVIFTIPEDNLAQIAPRLRKKTGLPVTAFDRGGQTQLGAGTLLTLDNQIDTTTGTVKARSIFNNRDNALYPNQFVNTRLLVDTQHDATLVPTSTIQHNGTNAFVYVLADNVAHMRSVTPGVTDNDTTAVSGIEPGDVLANSSFDKLQDNSKIVISKTPIPASTSGSTAP from the coding sequence ATGGACAATCAACCTATCGGACCTGATCATCAACTTCCTGCGCATACGACAGCCCCTCCGCGGAGTAAAGCCGTAAGGGTCATCGTTTGGATTGCAATCCTGTTAATCTTTGCTGTCGGATTCCTGCTGGTTCTGCGGCATAAGAATACTCCGCCGCCCGCAGGCGGTAGACGCGGCGCGGGCGGAACCGTAACCGTTACAACCGCGACTGCGAAAAAGGGCGATATAGGCGTTTACATTGACGCCATCGGCACCGTCACTCCTGTTTACACAGCCTCGATCACCAGTGAGGTGACCGGCATCATCACGGCCGTGTACTACCGGGAGGGGCAGATCGTAAAAAAGGGCGACCCCTTGATCGAGATTGACTCCCGGCCCTACCGCGCGACATTGCTGCAGGCGCAAGGGACGCTTGAACGCGATGAGAACGTCCTCGCTCAGGCCAAAATGGACCTTGCCCGTTATCAGGATGCCTGGGCTCGGAATGCTATTCCCAAGCAAACGCTGGATGACCAGGAGAAGGTGGTTCTCCAGGACGAGGGAACGGTTAAGCTCGATCAGGGCGCGGTGCAGTTTGACCAGGTTCAGGTGGATTTCTGCCATATTGTGTCGCCAATCGCAGGAAGAGTCGGGTTGCGTCTGGTTGATCCAGGGAATGTCGTGCAATCGAATGGGACCAATGCGCTTGCGGTCATTACTCAGCTTCAGCCTATGACGGTGATCTTCACGATCCCTGAGGACAATTTGGCCCAAATCGCTCCTCGTCTTCGCAAGAAGACTGGGCTTCCTGTGACTGCGTTCGATCGCGGCGGTCAGACCCAACTTGGAGCGGGCACGCTACTCACGCTCGACAACCAGATTGACACAACCACGGGAACAGTCAAGGCGCGCTCGATCTTCAATAACAGAGACAATGCCCTGTATCCGAATCAATTCGTCAATACACGGCTGCTAGTCGATACCCAGCACGATGCGACGCTGGTTCCAACGTCTACGATTCAGCACAACGGCACGAATGCCTTTGTTTATGTGCTTGCGGACAATGTAGCTCACATGCGCAGCGTCACTCCTGGCGTCACGGACAATGACACGACTGCTGTTTCAGGGATCGAACCAGGAGATGTGCTGGCCAATAGCAGCTTCGATAAGCTGCAGGATAACTCCAAGATAGTTATCTCCAAAACGCCGATTCCTGCCAGCACAAGTGGGAGTACCGCTCCTTGA
- a CDS encoding multidrug efflux RND transporter permease subunit, with protein MNLSAPFIHRPVATTLLTIAIAIAGAIAFKVLPVSPLPQVDFPTISVGASLPGGSAEIMASSVATPLERQFGHIAGVTEMTSASSLGTTSITIQFDLSRDINGAARDVEAAINAARTYLPANLPANPTYRKVNPADSPIMILGLTSDKYGPDKMYDSASTVIQQKLSQIQGVGQVNVGGGALPSVRVEVNPTKLASYGLTMADVQALLSVQNSDLAKGQISDGNTTADIIANDQISHAVDYKPLIVGYNNGAAIHLSDVADVIDSTQNVRAGGYLNGKRAVMLIIFRQPGANIIDTVDLIRAQLPSIKASIPQGIDITIVQDRTITIRASVSDVERTLIVSIGLVIVVVFIFLRNGRATLIPAVAVPVSLIGTFAVMYLLGFSIDNLSLMALTISTGFVVDDAIVVMENITRHLEAGMDPFAASLRGAKEIGFTVFSISISLIAVFIPILLMGGIVGRLFREFAITLSTAILVSMVISLTTTPMMCAHLLKHEAKVKHGRVYLATDRFFDWVLSIYRRSLHWVLDNSVLTLTVLFLVIVLNVVIVLKIPKGFFPQQDTGILAGGVQGPQDSSFPAMNDAIRQLAGVIKSDPAVQNVVAFTGGGGATNTGFIFISLKPLNERKIGAPEIINRIRPKLNRLPVASAFLQAAQDLRIGGRSSNALYQYTIQADNLTDLQFWGPRLLTEMKKLPGLQDVNSDQQNGGLDEFVNFDRTTAARLGQTSQSLDTGLYSAFGQSEVSVIYTQLNQYYVVLEVAPPYWQNPDGLKNIYFHPTGSSSTTASGNTPLFTLSKNHETTTPLALNHTGLFPSVTVSFNLAPGVSMSEATLAIEQMQQRLGTPSTIHGFFAGTLQAYQQSLGTEPLLVLTALLAVYIVLGILYESLVHPLTIISTLPSASVGAMLALMLFNVDLNIISIIGIVLLIGIVKKNAIMMIDFALQAERDGGMSTEDAIFEACMLRFRPILMTTMAALFGALPLAFGTGTGSELRRPLGITIVGGLIFSQLLTLYTTPVVYLTFDRIRLRMLGKERDTFHADGPTPSAAD; from the coding sequence ATGAATCTCTCCGCACCTTTTATTCATCGGCCAGTAGCGACTACGCTGCTTACGATCGCCATTGCGATCGCCGGTGCAATTGCGTTCAAGGTGCTGCCGGTCTCTCCGTTGCCTCAGGTTGATTTTCCGACGATCTCGGTTGGCGCAAGCCTTCCGGGAGGCAGTGCGGAAATCATGGCCTCCTCGGTTGCTACGCCTCTCGAGCGCCAGTTCGGACATATTGCCGGCGTCACGGAAATGACGTCGGCAAGCAGTCTGGGCACTACTTCAATCACAATTCAGTTTGACTTGAGCCGCGATATCAACGGAGCCGCGCGTGACGTCGAGGCTGCAATCAACGCGGCACGTACCTATCTGCCTGCAAACTTACCCGCAAATCCGACTTACCGAAAGGTGAATCCAGCCGATTCTCCGATCATGATTCTCGGCCTGACGTCGGACAAGTATGGCCCTGACAAAATGTATGACTCTGCGTCTACAGTGATCCAGCAAAAGCTGTCGCAGATTCAAGGGGTGGGACAGGTGAATGTCGGCGGCGGCGCGTTGCCTTCGGTGCGGGTTGAAGTAAACCCGACCAAGCTCGCGAGCTACGGACTTACGATGGCCGACGTTCAGGCGCTCCTGAGCGTGCAAAACTCCGATCTGGCCAAAGGTCAGATCTCGGACGGCAATACGACCGCCGATATTATTGCGAATGATCAGATATCTCATGCGGTGGACTACAAACCGCTCATTGTCGGATATAACAATGGCGCTGCAATTCACTTATCGGATGTTGCCGATGTAATCGACTCGACCCAAAATGTCCGCGCTGGGGGTTATCTGAACGGGAAACGCGCGGTGATGCTCATCATCTTCCGCCAGCCCGGCGCCAACATCATTGATACTGTCGATCTCATACGCGCACAGTTGCCGTCCATCAAGGCATCCATCCCGCAAGGCATCGATATCACGATTGTGCAGGACAGGACGATCACGATCCGAGCCTCGGTAAGCGACGTCGAAAGAACTCTCATCGTTTCGATTGGGCTTGTCATAGTCGTCGTCTTCATCTTTTTGCGCAACGGCCGGGCAACACTGATTCCAGCAGTTGCGGTTCCAGTCTCGTTGATTGGAACGTTTGCAGTGATGTACCTGCTCGGCTTCAGCATCGACAACTTGTCCCTGATGGCGCTCACCATTTCGACCGGCTTCGTCGTCGACGATGCGATCGTGGTCATGGAGAACATCACGCGGCATCTGGAAGCAGGCATGGACCCGTTTGCCGCGAGCCTGAGGGGCGCAAAGGAGATCGGCTTTACCGTCTTCTCGATCAGCATTTCGCTCATCGCCGTATTCATTCCCATTCTCTTAATGGGCGGCATCGTAGGTCGGCTATTCCGCGAGTTTGCTATCACGCTTTCGACCGCGATTCTGGTTTCGATGGTGATCTCGCTCACAACGACGCCGATGATGTGCGCGCATCTTCTGAAGCATGAAGCAAAGGTAAAGCATGGGCGCGTGTACCTCGCGACGGACCGATTCTTCGACTGGGTCTTGTCGATCTATCGGCGCAGCCTGCACTGGGTACTGGACAACTCAGTGTTGACGCTCACGGTGCTCTTCCTCGTGATTGTCCTGAATGTAGTGATTGTTCTGAAGATTCCCAAAGGGTTTTTCCCGCAACAAGACACAGGCATACTCGCAGGCGGTGTGCAAGGCCCACAGGATTCTTCGTTCCCTGCGATGAACGACGCCATTCGGCAACTGGCAGGTGTGATCAAAAGCGATCCTGCAGTGCAAAACGTGGTCGCCTTTACCGGCGGCGGTGGCGCAACCAACACCGGGTTCATTTTTATTTCGCTGAAGCCGTTGAATGAGCGCAAGATCGGTGCTCCCGAGATTATCAATCGCATACGCCCGAAGTTAAATCGTCTGCCCGTGGCATCTGCGTTTCTGCAGGCAGCTCAAGACCTTCGCATCGGCGGACGATCAAGCAATGCACTCTATCAGTACACGATTCAAGCGGACAATTTGACCGACTTGCAGTTCTGGGGGCCACGCCTGCTCACGGAAATGAAGAAGCTGCCTGGCTTGCAGGACGTGAATTCGGACCAGCAGAATGGCGGTCTCGACGAATTTGTCAACTTCGACCGAACGACCGCGGCAAGACTCGGCCAGACATCGCAATCTCTGGATACAGGGCTGTACAGCGCGTTTGGACAGTCAGAAGTATCAGTGATTTACACACAGCTCAATCAGTACTATGTCGTGTTGGAGGTTGCGCCTCCCTACTGGCAGAACCCTGATGGGCTGAAGAATATCTACTTCCATCCGACGGGCAGCAGCAGTACTACGGCAAGCGGCAATACGCCGCTGTTTACCCTCTCGAAGAATCATGAAACGACAACGCCGCTGGCTCTGAATCACACCGGGCTATTTCCATCGGTGACAGTCTCATTCAATCTTGCGCCTGGTGTTTCGATGAGCGAAGCGACGCTCGCCATCGAACAGATGCAGCAGCGGTTGGGTACGCCTTCTACCATCCATGGCTTCTTCGCCGGAACTCTGCAAGCGTATCAGCAATCCCTCGGAACCGAGCCGCTTCTGGTGCTGACCGCGTTGCTGGCGGTATATATCGTTCTTGGAATTCTGTACGAGAGCCTGGTGCATCCACTGACAATCATCTCCACATTGCCTTCGGCCAGCGTGGGCGCAATGTTGGCCTTGATGCTTTTCAACGTCGATCTAAATATCATCTCCATTATCGGAATTGTCCTGCTGATCGGCATTGTCAAGAAGAATGCCATCATGATGATCGATTTTGCATTGCAGGCTGAGCGAGACGGAGGTATGTCGACGGAGGACGCAATCTTTGAGGCGTGCATGCTGCGCTTCCGGCCGATTCTGATGACCACGATGGCTGCGCTTTTTGGCGCTTTGCCTCTTGCCTTCGGAACCGGCACTGGATCAGAGTTACGCAGGCCACTTGGAATTACGATTGTCGGCGGTCTGATCTTCAGCCAGTTGCTCACGCTGTACACTACGCCAGTTGTTTACCTCACGTTTGACCGTATCCGCTTAAGGATGCTGGGCAAGGAACGTGATACATTTCACGCGGACGGACCAACGCCTTCCGCGGCAGACTGA
- a CDS encoding efflux RND transporter permease subunit, which translates to MAAILLVGIVSYTQLPVSALPEVDYPTIQVLTFYPGASPYVMATTVTAPLERQFGQIQGLSQMTSSSSGGTSVVVLQFNLSLNIDVAEEEVQSAINAAQSFLPANLPAPPIYSKTNPADAPVLTLAITSTAMPLSQVEDLVDTRLAPKISQLSGVGLVSISGGQKPAVRIQANPNALSSYGINLEDLRTALTQASVNAAKGNFDGPRQDYQIDANDQLVTSKDYKNIVVAYRNGSPVMLTDVARIVDGVENNNQAAWMNLTPAVVLNVQRQPGANTITVVKSIKRLLPQLEANLPKGIDVTLLTDLTTPIQASVEDVEFELMLTVALVVMVIFLFLRNLYATIIPSVAVPLSLVGTLGAMYALGYSLDNLSLMALTISTGFVVDDAIVMVENISRYLEEGKSPMEAALIGAEQIGFTIVSLTVSLIAVLIPLLFMGDVVGRLFREFAVTLAVTIIVSAVVSLTLTPMMASRILKHDPAEQQGRFYRASERVFESMIGFYGRTLKVVLDFQGLTLLIALATLLLTIYLYIIIPKGFFPVQDTGVIQGISQAPQSIGAKGMAEKQKELAKIILQDPAVESLSSFIGADGTNTTINSGRMSINLKPLEDRKLSASDVIRRLQTKLADVKDIQLFMQPVQNITIDDRVSRTQYQYTLEDPDQNELNDWAARFVTRLKQLPELEDVATDQQLGGLAVSLVIDRVTASRLGVAPTTIDNTLYDAFGQRQINTMYTQLNQYHVVLESEPQFQRDPNMLNHLYIRSGSSSGTSGAAASSTSSAGSTSAGSNALTSSALFTPSANTLSPPVNALASTTTTATNSGANSAGTTSSTIGSEVPFSAFSHFETTTEPLSISHQGQFPAITVSFNLAPNAALGGAITAINKVQKDMHMPQSLQADFQGTAASFRNSLSNMPLLILAALVTVYIVLGVLYESFIHPITILSTLPSAGVGAFLSLIIFHQDLSVVAIIGLVLLIGIVKKNGIMMVDFALEAERGSGLSATDAIYQACLLRFRPIMMTTMAALLGGIPLAFGTGIGSELRRPLGISMVGGLLVSQVLTLYTTPVIYIFFDNIGHRFSRKPKPAHNSGEPQTAEQI; encoded by the coding sequence ATGGCTGCAATTCTGCTGGTCGGAATTGTCAGCTATACGCAGCTGCCGGTTTCCGCGCTGCCAGAGGTTGATTACCCGACGATTCAGGTGCTCACTTTCTACCCCGGAGCGAGCCCCTATGTGATGGCGACGACTGTAACCGCTCCGCTGGAGCGCCAGTTTGGGCAGATCCAGGGTTTAAGCCAGATGACGTCGTCGAGTTCGGGCGGGACGTCGGTCGTTGTGCTGCAGTTCAATCTTTCCCTGAACATTGACGTGGCCGAAGAGGAAGTGCAATCGGCCATCAATGCGGCACAAAGCTTCCTGCCGGCCAATCTCCCGGCTCCTCCTATCTACAGCAAGACCAATCCCGCCGACGCTCCAGTGCTGACGCTAGCCATTACATCCACTGCAATGCCGCTTTCGCAGGTCGAGGATCTGGTCGATACACGACTGGCTCCCAAGATTTCGCAGCTCAGCGGCGTGGGACTGGTAAGCATCAGCGGAGGCCAGAAACCTGCGGTTCGTATTCAAGCCAATCCGAATGCTCTGTCTTCGTACGGCATCAATCTTGAAGATTTGCGGACTGCATTGACGCAAGCTAGCGTGAACGCAGCAAAAGGCAACTTCGACGGCCCGCGTCAGGACTACCAGATCGACGCCAACGATCAGCTGGTGACCAGCAAAGACTACAAAAATATTGTGGTTGCATACCGAAATGGCTCTCCCGTGATGCTGACCGATGTGGCCCGCATTGTGGATGGCGTGGAGAATAACAACCAGGCTGCCTGGATGAATCTGACCCCTGCGGTCGTTCTCAATGTTCAAAGACAGCCGGGCGCCAACACAATCACGGTCGTAAAGAGCATCAAGAGACTGCTGCCGCAGTTGGAAGCAAATCTTCCCAAAGGCATCGACGTCACGCTTCTCACCGATCTTACGACGCCGATTCAAGCTTCTGTAGAGGATGTTGAATTCGAATTGATGCTGACCGTTGCGCTGGTTGTGATGGTTATCTTTCTATTTCTGCGCAATCTCTACGCAACTATCATTCCGAGTGTGGCCGTGCCGTTGTCGCTCGTCGGCACGCTTGGCGCCATGTATGCCCTGGGCTATAGCCTCGACAACCTGTCGTTGATGGCGCTCACCATCTCAACCGGCTTCGTGGTTGACGACGCAATCGTCATGGTTGAGAACATCTCGCGCTACCTGGAAGAGGGCAAGTCTCCGATGGAAGCGGCGCTTATAGGCGCGGAGCAGATTGGATTCACGATCGTATCGTTGACCGTGTCTCTGATTGCAGTGCTTATCCCACTGCTCTTCATGGGCGATGTGGTGGGCCGACTGTTCCGCGAGTTTGCAGTTACACTCGCGGTTACGATCATTGTCTCAGCGGTCGTATCGCTGACGCTGACGCCAATGATGGCGTCACGCATTCTGAAGCACGATCCGGCGGAACAACAAGGACGCTTTTATCGGGCATCCGAGCGCGTCTTCGAGAGCATGATTGGATTCTACGGGCGCACGTTGAAGGTCGTCCTTGACTTTCAAGGCCTCACTCTTCTGATAGCTCTCGCAACGCTGCTGCTCACGATCTACCTCTACATCATCATTCCGAAGGGCTTCTTCCCGGTTCAGGACACTGGCGTGATTCAAGGTATTTCCCAGGCGCCGCAATCGATCGGTGCAAAGGGAATGGCCGAAAAGCAAAAGGAGCTTGCCAAGATCATTCTGCAAGATCCGGCGGTGGAGAGCCTTTCCTCCTTCATTGGCGCGGACGGAACGAATACCACCATCAACAGCGGAAGAATGTCGATCAATCTCAAGCCCTTGGAAGATCGCAAGTTGAGCGCCTCGGATGTTATCCGCAGGCTTCAAACCAAGCTGGCTGATGTGAAAGATATTCAGCTCTTCATGCAGCCGGTGCAAAACATCACGATCGACGATCGCGTCAGCCGCACGCAATACCAATACACACTCGAAGACCCGGATCAAAACGAACTCAACGATTGGGCTGCGCGCTTTGTGACGCGTCTAAAACAATTGCCCGAGTTGGAAGACGTTGCAACCGATCAGCAGCTGGGAGGGCTCGCGGTATCTCTGGTGATCGATCGAGTCACAGCGTCCCGGCTTGGCGTGGCGCCTACAACAATCGACAACACGTTGTATGACGCCTTCGGTCAGCGGCAAATCAACACGATGTACACACAGCTCAACCAGTATCACGTTGTGCTGGAGAGCGAGCCGCAGTTCCAGCGCGACCCGAATATGCTGAATCATCTCTATATTCGGAGCGGTTCTTCGTCAGGAACGAGCGGTGCAGCGGCTTCGTCGACCTCCTCGGCCGGATCGACATCCGCTGGATCGAATGCGCTCACATCGTCCGCCCTTTTCACGCCCTCGGCGAACACGCTGTCGCCTCCTGTAAACGCGCTGGCTTCGACCACCACCACCGCAACAAACAGTGGAGCAAACTCCGCGGGCACTACCAGTTCTACGATCGGCAGCGAAGTGCCGTTCAGTGCCTTCTCGCACTTCGAGACCACCACGGAGCCGCTCTCAATTTCCCACCAGGGTCAATTCCCTGCGATCACTGTTTCGTTTAATCTTGCGCCCAATGCTGCGCTGGGCGGAGCCATTACGGCGATCAACAAGGTGCAGAAGGACATGCACATGCCGCAAAGCCTGCAGGCTGATTTTCAAGGCACTGCGGCATCTTTCCGCAACTCGCTTTCGAATATGCCGCTCCTGATCCTGGCCGCGCTGGTGACTGTGTACATCGTTCTTGGCGTTCTCTACGAGAGCTTCATTCATCCCATCACGATTCTTTCCACGCTTCCTTCGGCGGGAGTCGGCGCATTTCTCTCGCTGATTATTTTTCATCAGGACTTGAGCGTGGTGGCGATTATCGGTCTTGTGCTGTTGATTGGCATTGTGAAGAAGAACGGCATCATGATGGTCGACTTCGCGCTGGAAGCGGAGCGCGGTTCAGGGCTGAGCGCGACGGATGCAATTTACCAGGCATGTCTGCTTCGCTTCCGCCCGATTATGATGACGACGATGGCTGCTCTGCTCGGCGGTATCCCGCTGGCATTCGGCACAGGAATTGGTTCGGAGTTGCGCAGGCCTCTTGGAATCTCGATGGTCGGCGGATTGCTTGTCAGCCAGGTACTGACGCTGTACACAACGCCGGTGATCTACATCTTCTTTGACAATATCGGACACCGGTTCTCGCGCAAGCCGAAACCTGCGCACAACAGCGGTGAGCCGCAAACAGCGGAGCAGATATGA
- a CDS encoding efflux transporter outer membrane subunit → MTSFRFKVAIIPAMAMLVLAGCRVGPKYNAPAATVQAPPAAYKESPTQFQDSDGWKVAQPQDAMLRGKWWEIYNEPELNDLEDKLNIDNQNIKVFFENFMEARTLIAQAHAQLYPTLTTSPNFTRSRASGNLGTTANGNFTGGAQSSITSLPVTASWAPDLWGRVRNTIREMQYNAQLSAADLENERLTEQATLAEVYFEIRGQDALEALFQNTVDADKKALDIAQSGYQTGVVDQITVVEAENTLHTAESALTNLGVARAQDQHAIAMLIGANPSSFTIPVKALTATPPPIPVGVPSQLLERRPDIAASERAMASANAQIGVAVAAFYPNLTLSAEGGLESSTISHLLDWPSRFWSVGPAASETLFDAGLRRATVNQYIATYNADVASYRQTVLTAFQQVEDNLAAVRILSQQIKQEQQAVDSAQKFVELETGRYDTGIDPYVDVVTAQTTLLSNQQSLASLHIQQMTASVQLIEALGGGWDHTQLPTPADVSKKLGKLAIEK, encoded by the coding sequence ATGACAAGCTTCCGTTTCAAAGTTGCAATCATCCCGGCAATGGCAATGCTGGTTCTGGCAGGATGCCGGGTCGGCCCCAAGTACAACGCGCCCGCCGCCACGGTGCAGGCGCCTCCCGCTGCTTACAAGGAGTCTCCAACGCAGTTCCAGGACTCGGACGGCTGGAAGGTCGCGCAACCGCAGGATGCGATGCTTCGCGGTAAGTGGTGGGAAATTTACAACGAGCCTGAGCTGAACGATCTCGAAGACAAACTGAATATCGACAACCAGAACATCAAGGTGTTCTTCGAGAACTTCATGGAAGCGCGCACGCTGATTGCACAGGCACACGCGCAGCTCTATCCGACATTGACGACTTCGCCCAACTTTACGCGGTCGCGCGCGTCGGGCAACCTGGGTACCACGGCAAACGGTAATTTTACCGGCGGCGCGCAGTCTTCGATTACTTCCCTTCCCGTGACGGCGTCATGGGCACCCGATCTGTGGGGCCGGGTTCGCAACACGATTCGCGAGATGCAGTACAACGCACAACTAAGTGCGGCTGACCTTGAAAACGAACGCCTGACGGAACAAGCAACCTTGGCCGAGGTCTATTTCGAAATCCGCGGACAGGATGCATTGGAGGCTTTGTTTCAGAACACCGTGGACGCAGACAAAAAGGCCCTCGACATTGCCCAGTCTGGATACCAGACTGGGGTTGTGGACCAGATTACGGTTGTCGAAGCGGAGAATACGCTGCACACGGCCGAGTCTGCGCTGACCAATCTGGGCGTGGCCCGCGCCCAGGATCAACATGCAATCGCGATGCTGATTGGCGCCAATCCATCGAGCTTTACAATTCCCGTCAAAGCTTTGACGGCAACGCCGCCGCCCATTCCGGTTGGGGTACCATCACAATTGCTTGAACGACGGCCCGATATTGCGGCGTCTGAGCGAGCGATGGCATCGGCGAATGCTCAGATCGGGGTTGCAGTTGCCGCTTTCTATCCAAACCTCACTCTGAGCGCGGAAGGTGGCCTTGAAAGCTCAACGATCTCGCACCTGCTTGATTGGCCGAGCCGGTTCTGGTCTGTTGGTCCGGCGGCAAGCGAAACTCTCTTCGACGCTGGCCTGCGCCGGGCCACGGTGAATCAGTATATTGCCACCTACAATGCCGACGTTGCGAGCTACCGGCAAACTGTCCTGACCGCATTTCAACAGGTCGAAGACAACCTCGCTGCGGTGCGTATTCTCTCGCAGCAGATAAAGCAGGAGCAACAGGCTGTGGACTCGGCGCAGAAGTTTGTCGAGCTTGAGACCGGGCGCTACGATACCGGGATCGATCCATACGTCGATGTGGTCACAGCACAGACGACTCTGCTTTCCAATCAGCAATCGCTGGCCAGCCTGCATATTCAGCAAATGACGGCGTCGGTCCAGTTGATCGAGGCATTGGGAGGCGGTTGGGATCACACCCAGCTCCCGACTCCGGCGGATGTGTCAAAGAAGCTGGGCAAGCTCGCTATTGAGAAATAG
- a CDS encoding IclR family transcriptional regulator codes for MRDTPPQGTYKVQALDRAFAVLDLLGESDVPLGLAQVASSLALHKSTAHRFLMVLERHHMVERTVNGKFRLGLRLFDFGNRAIEQYDLRDRAQPHLRRLVSETEETAHLCILEQAHVIYLDKIEPARSVRMITRVGASNPVHCTSVGKAILAFLPEERIADVIRRTKFERFTHRTIGTPEALRTEIEKTRRRGYAVDDEELEEGLRCIAVPVLDAQRLPVAAVSVSGPSFRVTAQKLPSIANHLLQCVRGISMDMGFVSSARSARPSSLSA; via the coding sequence ATGCGAGACACCCCACCCCAGGGGACGTATAAGGTTCAGGCTTTGGACAGGGCTTTTGCGGTGCTCGATCTGCTCGGCGAGAGCGACGTTCCTCTCGGATTAGCGCAGGTTGCGTCCTCCCTGGCCTTGCACAAGAGCACAGCGCATCGTTTTCTTATGGTCCTCGAGCGCCACCACATGGTCGAGCGCACTGTGAATGGCAAGTTCCGTCTCGGACTGCGTCTCTTCGACTTCGGTAATCGCGCTATCGAGCAGTACGATCTCCGCGACCGCGCCCAGCCTCACTTGCGCAGGCTGGTCAGCGAGACCGAGGAAACCGCCCATCTTTGCATTCTGGAGCAGGCGCACGTCATTTATCTCGACAAGATCGAACCCGCCCGCTCCGTGCGAATGATCACACGCGTTGGCGCCAGCAACCCGGTACATTGCACCTCAGTCGGCAAGGCCATTCTCGCCTTCCTTCCCGAGGAGAGGATCGCTGATGTCATCCGGCGCACAAAGTTCGAGCGTTTCACGCATCGCACCATCGGCACGCCGGAGGCGCTGCGTACGGAGATCGAAAAGACCCGTCGCCGCGGCTACGCAGTCGACGATGAGGAACTCGAAGAAGGGCTGCGCTGCATCGCCGTCCCTGTTCTGGATGCACAGCGGCTCCCGGTCGCGGCCGTCAGCGTCTCCGGACCATCCTTCCGCGTTACAGCGCAAAAGCTGCCCTCGATCGCCAACCACTTGCTGCAATGCGTGCGTGGCATCTCGATGGACATGGGTTTTGTCTCGTCTGCGCGCAGCGCACGTCCGAGCAGCCTGAGCGCGTAA